One Parageobacillus sp. KH3-4 genomic region harbors:
- the gndA gene encoding NADP-dependent phosphogluconate dehydrogenase, translating to MAKQQIGVIGLAVMGKNLALNIESKGYSVAVYNRSREKTDEFLKEAKGKNIVGTYSIEEFVNALEKPRKILLMVKAGAPTDATIEQLKPYLEKGDILIDGGNTYFKDTQRRNKELAELGIHFIGTGVSGGEEGALKGPSIMPGGQKEAHELVRPIFEAIAAKVNGEPCTTYIGPDGAGHYVKMVHNGIEYGDMQLIAEAYFLLKHVLGLNAQELHEVFAEWNKGELNSYLIEITADIFTKIDEETGKPLVDVILDKAGQKGTGKWTSQNALDLGVPLPIITESVFARFISAMKDERVKASKLLSGPAAKPFEGDRAHFIEAVRRALYMSKICSYAQGFAQMKAASDEYNWNLQYGNIAMIFRGGCIIRAQFLQKIKEAYDRDPQLPNLLLDPYFKEIVENYQEALREIIAVAVMRGIPVPAFSSALAYYDSYRMETLPANLIQAQRDYFGAHTYERVDKEGVFHTEWLKK from the coding sequence ATGGCAAAACAACAAATTGGCGTCATTGGGTTAGCAGTAATGGGAAAAAACCTTGCGTTAAACATTGAAAGCAAAGGTTATTCAGTTGCCGTGTATAACCGTTCCCGTGAGAAGACGGACGAGTTTTTAAAGGAAGCGAAAGGCAAAAATATCGTCGGTACATATAGCATCGAAGAGTTTGTGAATGCGCTCGAAAAACCGCGGAAAATTTTGTTGATGGTGAAAGCGGGCGCGCCGACGGACGCAACGATTGAACAATTAAAGCCGTATTTAGAAAAAGGTGATATTTTAATCGATGGCGGCAATACGTACTTCAAAGATACGCAGCGCCGCAACAAAGAATTAGCAGAACTTGGCATCCACTTTATCGGCACGGGTGTCTCCGGCGGCGAAGAAGGCGCGCTGAAGGGACCGTCGATCATGCCGGGTGGCCAAAAAGAAGCACATGAGCTTGTGCGCCCGATTTTTGAAGCGATCGCCGCGAAAGTAAACGGAGAGCCGTGCACGACGTACATCGGCCCGGACGGTGCAGGGCATTATGTGAAAATGGTGCATAATGGCATTGAATACGGCGATATGCAGCTCATTGCCGAAGCATATTTCTTATTGAAACATGTGCTTGGCTTGAACGCTCAAGAATTGCACGAAGTGTTTGCTGAATGGAATAAAGGAGAATTAAACAGCTATTTAATCGAAATTACAGCAGATATTTTCACGAAAATTGATGAAGAAACAGGCAAACCGCTTGTCGACGTTATTTTGGACAAAGCGGGGCAAAAAGGAACGGGAAAATGGACAAGCCAAAATGCGCTTGACTTAGGAGTGCCGCTTCCAATCATTACGGAATCGGTGTTTGCCCGCTTTATTTCAGCGATGAAAGACGAACGCGTCAAAGCGAGCAAGCTTCTTTCCGGCCCTGCGGCGAAGCCGTTTGAAGGCGATCGCGCCCACTTTATTGAAGCGGTGCGCCGCGCGCTTTACATGAGCAAAATTTGCTCGTATGCGCAAGGCTTTGCGCAAATGAAAGCAGCGTCCGATGAATATAACTGGAATTTGCAATACGGCAATATCGCGATGATTTTCCGCGGCGGCTGCATCATTCGCGCGCAGTTTTTGCAAAAAATTAAAGAGGCGTACGACCGCGATCCGCAGCTGCCAAACTTATTATTGGACCCTTATTTCAAAGAAATTGTCGAAAATTATCAAGAAGCGTTGCGGGAAATTATTGCGGTCGCCGTCATGCGCGGCATTCCGGTTCCGGCATTCTCAAGCGCGTTGGCGTATTATGACAGCTATCGGATGGAAACATTGCCAGCTAACTTGATCCAAGCGCAGCGCGATTACTTTGGCGCGCACACATATGAACGTGTAGATAAAGAAGGGGTTTTCCATACAGAGTGGTTGAAGAAGTAA
- a CDS encoding cyclase family protein, producing the protein MTKFYDVTAPIFEGMPVYKNKPEKQPKLTSMTNNYVTESRIDMDVHTGTHIDAPLHMVKGGETFETISLDRLVGPCKLFDLTHVNDKIAKDDIASLDIRENDFVLFKTKNSLEDAFNFEFIYVAEDAARYLADKKVRGVGIDALGIERSQPGHPTHKTLFSAGVIVIEGLRLKDVPEGSYFMVAAPLKLIGTDAAPARVLLFEKMQ; encoded by the coding sequence ATGACGAAATTTTATGATGTTACTGCACCCATTTTTGAAGGAATGCCCGTGTATAAAAATAAACCGGAAAAACAGCCGAAACTAACAAGCATGACAAACAATTACGTCACAGAATCCCGCATCGACATGGACGTGCATACCGGAACCCATATCGATGCGCCGCTTCATATGGTCAAAGGCGGCGAAACGTTTGAAACGATTTCTCTCGACCGCCTCGTCGGGCCGTGCAAATTGTTTGATTTAACGCACGTCAATGACAAAATTGCGAAAGATGATATCGCTTCATTAGATATCCGCGAAAATGATTTTGTATTGTTTAAAACGAAAAACTCGCTGGAAGACGCGTTTAACTTTGAGTTTATTTACGTTGCCGAAGATGCGGCACGCTATCTTGCCGATAAAAAAGTTCGCGGCGTCGGCATCGACGCCTTGGGCATCGAACGGAGCCAGCCGGGACATCCAACACATAAAACATTGTTTTCCGCAGGCGTGATTGTCATCGAAGGGCTGCGGTTAAAAGACGTTCCAGAAGGCTCGTACTTTATGGTCGCCGCGCCATTAAAACTTATCGGCACAGACGCCGCGCCGGCGCGCGTTCTTTTATTCGAAAAGATGCAATAA